TATAGTATATATGAGGAGATGACAGTTATGGATTACAATTATCCAAATGAGATCAAAACCCGTTTGCGCAGAATCGAAGGACAGATTCGCGGCGTACTGCGGTTAATGGAAGAAGGCAAGTCTTGTAAAGAGGTCGTTTCACAGTTGTCCGCGGTTCGTAACGCTTCCGACAGAGCGCTTGCTCAAATTGTGGCGGAGAATTTGCAGCAGTGTATTTTAGAAGAACAAGCCAACGGTAATCCCGATCCAGGTAAAATGGTCAAAGAAGCCGTGGAATTACTTGTAAAAAGCAGATAAACACGGGAAGACTAAAGATAATCAAACACCAGAAGGATGAATACAGCATGACTTTTAAAGAAATAAACTCTAGTGACTAGCCAAGCGTCTTAATCAAGGGGAGTCGTTCTCGATGCTCGATGTTCGTGAACTCGAAGAATGAGAGGAAGGCCATGTTGCAGGTGCTAAGCATATTCCGCTCGGTGAACTGACTTTGAGACTGAACGAACTTGACCCTGCACGTGAGACAATCGTGATCTGCCGCAGCGGTAATCGCAGCGGAATGGCTTGTGAGCTTTTAAACGCTAAGGGATATAAAGTTATTAATATGACCGGCGGTCTCCTTGCATGGGCTGACAAATTGGTTCGTGAATAAATAATAACAATCACCAGCAATGAGCAAATACAGAACCCCGTGCCCAGCGCGAGGCTCTGTTTTTAAGCATTTCATTTTGTAGAACAGCGAGCCATTTATCCATGAAGCAGCTCGTCAGCTTGCCGAGCTGCTTCCTCTGGCTGAAATCGATACCCTGCCCGGTCAGGATCATTCGGCGGTTGTAATGGCTCCGGATGTCCTGGGTAGAAAATTATCGATCGCGAGCTGTAATAACCACAAGAAGATAAATGGAAGGGGATCCGCTCAGACGGAAACTCCGGTAATACTTAATTTGTTTGGATTTCAATCATTTTTTTGCCTTTCTCATGACCTACTATGTTAGATTATTCTAAGTGAGTATAGTTCATGTTCTGATTCTCCTTGTGTAGGTATGAGGTGATAACCTTCAATCTACACGAATCAGTCATGGGCTATTATTTTTGATCAAAATCAGCTTTCTCACTTCATATTACAATCCTTCACATACAATAAATGATATATATTACATACATTATCATGTTTTATATTATATACATTAATAGTTATTTTTATTAATATATGAGAGGAGGTTGAATGTAAACGTCAAACAAGTGGCGATGTGTGAATCATTGAACCTCTTAAATATGAAAATAGACAGGAGTAACATTGATGATTGGTCAAATTAACCCAGAAACTAAAAATGAAACCGCTATCAATAAATCTTATTCGCAAATGTACAGATGGGTTCTATCGTATTTAAGCTCATACCGTATTACGTTTACCCTGACTGTATTGTTGGGAATCATTATTGCAATCATTGAGCTATTATTACCAAAATCCCTACAGATCTTCATTGATAAGGTGTTGCCTGTACGAAATCCGCATTTTATTATCTACGCTATCTTCAGCTTGGTGATATTGGTCTTCGTCAGCATTCTTCTATCATATAAAAAAAATACCATGGAAAGAAGCATGCAAGAGTATATTGCAAGAGATATTCAGTACAGTGTCTATCAAAAAATAAAGGGCATGGGATTTTCTTATTTTGAGGAACATCCGGTTGGAGAAAGTATAGGTTTATTACAGACGGAGGTAGATTCCCTTCAAAAATACTACAGGGAGCTGCTCCCAAAATACATACGTACTGGACTGTTCAGCGCCGTTTCGATCTTCTTAATGAGCACGATGAGTGTTCGCCTTACACTTATTCTTATCCCAACGATTCTTATTTACCATTTGTTCGGTTCCAAATTGGATCAGAAAGTATCCGATTACGGGAAACAGTGGGGAGACCAGAGGGTTCATTTGTATCAGACCGTTTATGAGACATTGTCTTCTCAGTTGGAACTCAAGATTAATTCAGCTGAACTGTGGGGCAACCGTCGGAGTGAATCTGCGGTTCTCCTGCATAACCAAACATTGCTACGCTCATTTTCTTACCAAAACCTCCGGACGTCACTCCGACGCTTAGCACAATATGCCGGAGCTATCGGAACTATGCTCTATGCCGTTTACCTTCATAACTCCAACATCTTGACCGTAGGTGAAATTTCTGCTTTTTTGCTTTACTTTTTTATAGCTATGCAGAATATGACCTCCTTTATTGTTTTGACATCCGAACAGCGAACCATGCTGAAGCAAATCGAACGTTTATATTCTCTTCATCAGCTGGAACCTGAAATTTCAGAGGACAAGAGTCCCACTGTGATCGAACAAGTTGCAGGGAATGTAACATTTCACAATGTTGGTTTTGCGTATAAAGGTAAAGCCGACGTGTTACAAGAGATTTCAATGGACATTAAAGCCGGGCAACGAGTTGCTATTATTGGTCCTAGCGGAGAAGGAAAATCTACCTTATTGAAATTGATTCCTCGGTTTTATGACGTTAAAGAAGGCTCAATTACCATTGATCAGGTCGACATCAAAAGGTGGCCACTTTGGAAGCTGCGAGAAGAGGTGGGTATTATTTTTCAAGAAACTTACCTGTTCGGCTCGACGATCAAAGAGAATATATTGGTCGGAAAACCTCAAGCTAGTGACGAGGAGGTGGTAACTGCTGCAAAAGCGGCTGCTGCCCACAATTTTATCATGAGCTTGCCGCAAGGCTATGACACCCTGGTAAAGGAAAGAGGAGTCATACTCTCAGGAGGGCAAAAACAAAGAATATCCCTTGCCCGTTTATTTTTAAAAAGCCCTTCGATTTTGCTGATGGATGAAGCCACTGCCGCTTTGGATAATATTAATGAAGTAGAAGTAACGGATGCCATAGGGCGCTTGATGAAGAACCGAACCATGATTACAGTTGCCCATCGAATCTCAACGATTAAAGATTATGATGTTATTGTTTATCTAAGGGGCGGAAAGATCGTTGAATCAGGAACCTATCAAGAATTGATAGATGCGTGTGGTGAATTCTTCCAACTTGTTAAGGGGCAGGGGGACATGGCATGAAATACTTCAAATGGACATGGGCATATCTAAAGCGGCAGAAGCTATTGTTGGTCCTAATACTGATTCTAACCGTTATCCAGATCATCACTCAGTTTGGGGGAAATTTTTACCAAAAGCAGTTAATTGACGATGTAATTGTTAAGGGAGATATGAATCTCCTCCGTTCAACAATCTTGATTATCGGTGCGTGCTATATTCTGCATGCCTCATTGACATTTCTAAGTCCCTACGTATCCCTTCAAAATTATTCTAGACTTCGTCTGGACATGTCTCGATGGCTCCTGCGTTATATCAATCAGGTGTCAATCCTGAGAATCCAACGAGAACGTATTAATGATATGGTGAGTTTGTTTTTATGGCAACTTCATCTGGTTCCATTCGCTTTATCAGATCGTCTCTGGAATTTTATTCAAAATTTGACGTTAAGCCTTGCATTGATTATTTTCATTGCCTGGGTTAGCCCCAAAATGCTATTCATCTGTATTCTTACTGCGATTATTTATGTATGGCTGGGATACTTATATGGAATTAAAACAAAAGAAGCCCGGAAGAAGGTTTGGGATGCCCGTTATAAATTAGGGGTCTGTTTGGAAGAGGGGGTATCTGCTACCAGAGAAATTACAGCCTATAATCTGGATGAATGGGACTCGTCACGATACAATAGCCTATTTAAAGAATACTACGATCATAGCATGCAAGAAGTCCGGACTAATAATAAAAAGCTCATATGGAGTAAGGGACTGGAATGGGTCACGTTACTCTTCATATTTTTCTATGGCGCTTATATGGTCTATAATGGCCAAATGTCGATAGGTGTCTTTGTAGTCACTTATATTTTTGGAACGCAATATTTATCAACGGTCCTTGCTTTATTCGATTCGGGAACCGATATAATAGGTCATTTAACGCATGTGGAACGAATTATGAAATTTACCGAACAACCCATTGAGAAATCGGGGGAGCGGCGTCTTAAAAGCGGTGTACAAACAATATATCTTGATAAGATTACATTCCGCTATCCGGAACAGGAATCAGATGCTTTGCACGAGATTGAGTGCGAATTGCCTATAGGGAAGACCATCGGAATCGTCGGCGGAAGCGGATCCGGAAAATCAACCCTGGCTGGTATCCTCTTCGGGCTGCATGACCCTGGGGAAGGCAACGTTCTTGTAAACGGTATTCCTCTGAAAGAATGGGATTATGATGATTGGAAAATGAATACGGCCATCGTACTTCAAGAGCCCTATCTGTTCCATGACACCCTCCGCCAAAACCTGCTAATGGGGCAAGAAATAAGTGATGAAGCCATTATGCGGGTGCTAAAAATAGTTCAACTGGAATCTTTTATCCACTCTCTATTGAATGGGCTCGATACTATTATTGGTGAGAGAGGGATTACACTCTCAGGTGGACAGCGCCAAAGAGTGGCTCTAGCTAGGGCATTGCTGAGACCTTCAGAAGTCTTAATTCTGGACGAAGCGACATCCGCTTTGGATTTGGAAACGGAAAGAAAATTTCAAGCTGCATTGAGACAAGAAAGGCTCGGAAAAACCACAGTCATTGTTGCACATCGTTTATCCACGATTCGAGATGCCGATCTTATATTGGTTATGGATAATGGGCATGTGGTCGAACAAGGTGGACATAGTGTGTTAATGGCTTTGGGGGGATATTATCGGAAGCTTGTGGACACTCAAGAGAATATCTATCAAGATTAATGCCAAGTCGACAGATAAAAATATGTTAAGCGCATTAAACTATCGCCTCATAGATCGAGTCAAACAGCGCTACATTTAGTTAACTAAGGTTGGACATCAACCGAAAGAAAAAGATCGAAGGGTTATTGACAGGAAGATATTGTTAACTATAAGCTTGAATAAATATTATCAAAACGCAAAGATTGGGAGTATTAAGGGATATACCTGTTGCTCAGAGAACTTTCGGGAGGTGTGAGACAGTGTACAGGTTCCTCAACTCACCCATGAGTGATAAGACTGAATATTATTAAGTCTTATCGGCTAACCCCGTTATCGGGTCCAAAGATGATTCGTTTTATTCAAGCACGAATCAAGAAGAGTGGTACCGCGCTTGGTAAAACCTAACGCCTCTTTGTAGGCAATAGGTTTTTTTCTTTGGATTTTAAATTGAGAATAAGGGAGCGTATACTAAAATGATGTCTTCAAATGATTGTTTTATATGCCGCAAACATAATGGTGAACTTAAAGTGAATGGTGGGTGCATTTATGAAGATGAATTTGTGTATGTGGGACACATTGGATCTAATGAACCTTTGATTTATTTGGGTTACCTTATAGTAGATTTAAAGCGGCATGCAGCTGGCTATGGTGATATGAACGATGATGAAGCACGTGCTATTGGCTTTATTTTAAATAAGTTAGGTAGAGGATTAAGAGACTCAGAAAACGCTGAACATGTATATAGCTTTGTACAAGGTGATGCTTTTCCTCATTTTCATATTCACCTTATCCCAAGGTACCCTGGCACACCCAAAGAATTATGGCATCCAACAAATATCAGAAACTATAAAGAAGTACATGGTACAGTTAATCAAGTAGAAGAAGTCTGTTCCCGATTGAGAGGTGTTCTTCAACGTGAAATCGAATAGTTTAACAGATTTAAACTGGATTGGTTCTGAACAAGCATATCTCAATTGGCCATCAGTAGAGAAATTTCAACACATAACTATCGGTAGGTATGGTGGAAACATTGAGAGTGGAGCACATAAAAATGAGGATGGTTTATTAGTTTGGCAAAGCATTTCATGGGAGTTTGTAACATTAATTGATGCACATAACTCTTGTGATAGTGCAGAATTGATTATTGCCACGCTAAAGGAAGTAGAAAATTCGATTAAAGAGATTCTCGATTCAAAAATCGATGTTTTTTTTGATCAGATTTAAATATTACTACTCCAAATATTTAAATCGGATAGGTTTATTGATAAATGTCGTTCCTTAAAATAGTGAAGCATCTTGCTTAATCTGTATTCGAAAAGAGAACGTTCTATGGTGCTTTTCCGTTGGTGATTGTCAGTTGTTTCTAATTCATGATGATTTAGAAAAATGGGGTCAAGTGAGTTTAAACCAAAGAAATTTTCAAAGATACTGCGCTTAATTCTATTAATAAATTAATGAATTCTGCTGAACAAAATAATTTAATTAAGAGTACTGAAATTAAATTTTACTTAATAGGGATATATACACTTATTTCTTCCAAAAATCTTCAATTAATTTATAAAAGCCACTGTGACTCTCAAAAGAGGGATCGACAGTGGCTTTTATATTGGTAAGTTAACGGAACGTTTTAAACCGATAGACTATCAACAACAGTTGCATTTC
This Paenibacillus sp. FSL R5-0345 DNA region includes the following protein-coding sequences:
- a CDS encoding metal-sensitive transcriptional regulator translates to MDYNYPNEIKTRLRRIEGQIRGVLRLMEEGKSCKEVVSQLSAVRNASDRALAQIVAENLQQCILEEQANGNPDPGKMVKEAVELLVKSR
- a CDS encoding ABC transporter ATP-binding protein; protein product: MIGQINPETKNETAINKSYSQMYRWVLSYLSSYRITFTLTVLLGIIIAIIELLLPKSLQIFIDKVLPVRNPHFIIYAIFSLVILVFVSILLSYKKNTMERSMQEYIARDIQYSVYQKIKGMGFSYFEEHPVGESIGLLQTEVDSLQKYYRELLPKYIRTGLFSAVSIFLMSTMSVRLTLILIPTILIYHLFGSKLDQKVSDYGKQWGDQRVHLYQTVYETLSSQLELKINSAELWGNRRSESAVLLHNQTLLRSFSYQNLRTSLRRLAQYAGAIGTMLYAVYLHNSNILTVGEISAFLLYFFIAMQNMTSFIVLTSEQRTMLKQIERLYSLHQLEPEISEDKSPTVIEQVAGNVTFHNVGFAYKGKADVLQEISMDIKAGQRVAIIGPSGEGKSTLLKLIPRFYDVKEGSITIDQVDIKRWPLWKLREEVGIIFQETYLFGSTIKENILVGKPQASDEEVVTAAKAAAAHNFIMSLPQGYDTLVKERGVILSGGQKQRISLARLFLKSPSILLMDEATAALDNINEVEVTDAIGRLMKNRTMITVAHRISTIKDYDVIVYLRGGKIVESGTYQELIDACGEFFQLVKGQGDMA
- a CDS encoding ABC transporter ATP-binding protein encodes the protein MKYFKWTWAYLKRQKLLLVLILILTVIQIITQFGGNFYQKQLIDDVIVKGDMNLLRSTILIIGACYILHASLTFLSPYVSLQNYSRLRLDMSRWLLRYINQVSILRIQRERINDMVSLFLWQLHLVPFALSDRLWNFIQNLTLSLALIIFIAWVSPKMLFICILTAIIYVWLGYLYGIKTKEARKKVWDARYKLGVCLEEGVSATREITAYNLDEWDSSRYNSLFKEYYDHSMQEVRTNNKKLIWSKGLEWVTLLFIFFYGAYMVYNGQMSIGVFVVTYIFGTQYLSTVLALFDSGTDIIGHLTHVERIMKFTEQPIEKSGERRLKSGVQTIYLDKITFRYPEQESDALHEIECELPIGKTIGIVGGSGSGKSTLAGILFGLHDPGEGNVLVNGIPLKEWDYDDWKMNTAIVLQEPYLFHDTLRQNLLMGQEISDEAIMRVLKIVQLESFIHSLLNGLDTIIGERGITLSGGQRQRVALARALLRPSEVLILDEATSALDLETERKFQAALRQERLGKTTVIVAHRLSTIRDADLILVMDNGHVVEQGGHSVLMALGGYYRKLVDTQENIYQD
- a CDS encoding HIT family protein gives rise to the protein MMSSNDCFICRKHNGELKVNGGCIYEDEFVYVGHIGSNEPLIYLGYLIVDLKRHAAGYGDMNDDEARAIGFILNKLGRGLRDSENAEHVYSFVQGDAFPHFHIHLIPRYPGTPKELWHPTNIRNYKEVHGTVNQVEEVCSRLRGVLQREIE